aaaattttatgaaatacataaaattatataatacgaaATGACAAGTTTGAgacagtttttaataataatatcccCCGGACGGCGCGGGTACAAATCCAAATGATGCCGGCGGCGCAGGCATATAACCGGATAGTGTCGGTGGCGCGGGCATGTATCCGGATGGTGCCGATGGCACAGACGCATATCCAGAAGCTGCAGGCGGCGCGGGCATATATCCAGGAGGTGCCGATGGCACAGACGCATATCCAGAAGCTGCAGGCGGCGCGGGCATATATCCAGGAGGTGCCGATGGCACAGACGCATATCCAGAAGCTGCAGGCGGCGCGGGCATATATCCAGGAGGTGCCGATGGCACAGACGCATATCCAGAAGCTGCAGGCGGCGCGGGCATATATCCAGGAGGTGCCGATGGCACAGACGCATATCCAGAAGCTGCAGGCGGCGCGGGCATATATCCAGGAGGTGCCGATGGCACAGACGCATATCCAGAAGCTGCAGGCGGCGCGGGCATATATCCAGGAGGTGCCGATGGCACAGACGCATATCCAGAAGGTGCAGGCGGCGCGGGCATATATCCAGGAGGTGCCGATGGCACGGACGCATATCCAGAAGGTGCAGGCGGCGCGGGCATATAACCAGGAGGTGCCGATGGCACGGACACATATCCAGAAGGTGCAGGCGGCGCGGGCATATATCCAGGAGGTGCCGATAGCACGGACACATATCCAGAAGATGCAGGCGCGGGCATGTATCCGGATGGTGCCAGTTGGAGCCCGTACCCTGGTGCGGTGTGCCGTTTAAAATTGGCATACTTCCTCTGCttttttctttgttgattGATTGCTTGACGCACCGCATCattaatattctgaaaaataatataaatattagtacTTTTACACagatacacatacacacatgtaTGTAACTATTCAAAAACAGAAGACAGAAGagatttggataaaaaaagaaaaatatataaaacaaaacttCTGTATAAAGCTCTGATACAAAtcacataaagaaaataaaaagcaaacgAGTCGAATtggttattattacatatattacagatttttttttataaaatgataaatagaaacgtttctgcctataTTTTCCTCtgtataaatagtaaaataaattaaacttacattattataaaaaataaaattatgtcgtTTGCATCCTCTATCtgcaatggaaaataatttgacaAGCTTGATAAAAAGTTATGTCCAAGttattgtatttcttattGATGATAATCATTGGAAAAATTAGATCGTCGAtactatagaataataaaataaaatatagaaataccaaaattataatatataaaaagcaattattatattataattgtaattacaataaaaaattacaattataatataataatttctttttatatattataattttggtatttctatattttattttattattctatagtaTCGACGATCTAATTTTTCCAATGATTATCATCaataagaaatacaataaCTTGGACATAACTTTTTATCAAGCT
The window above is part of the Linepithema humile isolate Giens D197 chromosome 8, Lhum_UNIL_v1.0, whole genome shotgun sequence genome. Proteins encoded here:
- the LOC137001676 gene encoding uncharacterized protein, which gives rise to MRDMRGRAPTKQASIASVCARRVSRTLLERRVHMDAMLACVVPPCIYIYIYINFINFIKSIISLSLSRYFSRSVCHVKIKIFFFIAARSEGNLPSGRRGTVPTAPSTSDTRTPATVPVVPSTSDTRTPATVPAVPSTSDTRTPATVPVVPSTSDTRTPATVPAAPSTSDTRTPTTIPVVPSTSDTRTPATVPAAPSTSDTRTPTTIPVVPSTSNTRTAATSPLADRANIQTGRIGQDVRKNINDAVRQAINQQRKKQRKYANFKRHTAPGYGLQLAPSGYMPAPASSGYVSVLSAPPGYMPAPPAPSGYVSVPSAPPGYMPAPPAPSGYASVPSAPPGYMPAPPAPSGYASVPSAPPGYMPAPPAASGYASVPSAPPGYMPAPPAASGYASVPSAPPGYMPAPPAASGYASVPSAPPGYMPAPPAASGYASVPSAPPGYMPAPPAASGYASVPSAPPGYMPAPPAASGYASVPSAPSGYMPAPPTLSGYMPAPPASFGFVPAPSGGYYY